TCCTTGCGTTATGCGTTTTTAAAAAACAACCCGCTGACCTGCCGGTTTACGATCACTTTTAATTCCGGTAAGATTTCGAGAATTGAATCCGGGGAATGCCCGGGTGCCGATTGGAGCATTTGGGAAAAGGAAAGGGATTCCTTGGTGGGTTGGATTAAAAAGAACCACCCCGACCTGGATGGTTTTATCTATGATATGACCATGGATGGGGCAATACACTATCTTAAGGCGATTGAATTGTATAAGATGGACAAAACTGTTTTTCAACAACCCCAAATACACTGATTTGATCGGCCTTCTACCTTGGACTTTGATCGCTACACCTATGGGAATGCGTTCAGCTAAATTTCTAATTGGTATTTTATTACTTTTTACAGGTTGTGAATGTGAGCAGGATAGTCTTGAGGATTTTGATGGTATTGGTGGTATTTCATTTGAGATTGATGGTTCTCGACCGGATTCCATCTTTAGAAAGCGATTGGTTCGCTTCCAGGACAATCCCGATTCCGGAAACTTACTCTTTCAGATAAGTTATGATGGTGCCGTAGATGGGGAAAGTGTTTTTATAGGACTGGACATCGCACCTGTAAATCAAGATGAATTCCAAGGGAAGACCTTTGAATTGACTGAATTTGATACGGAACGCTGGACTACCGCCGAAGGTAGCCTTAGAAGAAAAAGTACGCGTTTTACCACTACGGATATGCATCGGGGTGAGGTGACGATTTTATTTTTTGATTCTGTGGAAGGCATAGTGTCTGGAACATTCTGGTTTGATGCCGAGGATTTTGAAGGTAATATGGTCCAAGTTCGGGATGGTTTCTTTGATGTTACCTATAACACAGGAAATTCTTCATCCGAAATGCTAAATAAGTAATGCCATGACGTTTAAAAAACAATATCACCTATGAAGCTTGCTGTAATTTCCGATATCCACGATAACATTTGGAACCTTCAAAAAGCCTTGACCATGCCTCAGCTGCAGGCTACGGAAGCCATGCTCTGTTGTGGTGACCTTTGTTCCCCGTTTATCATACATCTATTGGGTAAGGCATATACCAAACCCATTCATATGGTTTTGGGCAATAACGATGGGGATGTTGCGGCAATCATAGGCAATTCCATGAAGTATTCCAATGTTCATATTCATGGGGAATATTTTAAAAGTACCTTGGGTGGCCGTACCCTAGCGATGAACCACTATCCGAACAAAGCCAGGGCAATTGCCAATAATGGTGGATTCGATATTGTGTGCTATGGACATAACCATACTATGGTAAACGATGAAATGGTGGATAATACCCTGTTGATCAATCCCGGGGCCATTATGGGGTACCATGGAGGGGATTTAAGGGATATCACTGCAACATGGTTGCTACTGGACACGGCGCAATTAAAAGCGGAAGTGTATCGCATCCAAACAGCTTACTAACTTTTGAAATCGGTTACCAAGGTTTAAATAAAGGATTTAATAAAGATGTATGGATAAAAAACAACAGAATGCCCCAAAGACGGGTTTGATTATAGGTGTGTGCGGTTTTATTGCTGGGATTTTTTTAATTTTTTCCAATCAGATCATCATTGGTATTGCGGGTTCATTCGCCAGTGCAGGAATAGCCATTAAGGGTTATATGGATTTAAAAAAGTTGAAATAAACGATGGATCAGGAAATCCTTGTTTTACAAGCTTCCCCCAGGATTGAAATAGTGTTCTATGAACACGTATTTAAGGTGGGAAAATCAGGTGCGGTATTAATTGATGAAACCGAATATGCCCAATTAAAAAGTGTTAGGTTTATAAAGGGTAGAATACCATGGATTACTGGAATATTAACAGCCGTGCTTGATTTGATAATTGGACATGGCGTTGGTCACTGGAAAAGGGGCAGGGGACAACTGGAATTGGTTACCAATACTCAGACTTATTCCATAGCACTTGTAAACTATGACAGGGGACAAACCCCAATTGCCGTGAATATGTTGAAAGAAAAGTCTCAATAAACGATTCCTCCAATGCGCAAATACCATTCTTCTTCGAGATTTTACATTACAGATTCGGTGATATCAGTTGTAATGATAATCGGTTTTGGTTTTATTGGGGCAACTGCAACTGAAAATATCGCTGCTCAAATAAGTGTAGTAATGGTGACTACTCTCATTTCACTTTG
The sequence above is a segment of the Muricauda sp. SCSIO 64092 genome. Coding sequences within it:
- a CDS encoding YfcE family phosphodiesterase, which produces MKLAVISDIHDNIWNLQKALTMPQLQATEAMLCCGDLCSPFIIHLLGKAYTKPIHMVLGNNDGDVAAIIGNSMKYSNVHIHGEYFKSTLGGRTLAMNHYPNKARAIANNGGFDIVCYGHNHTMVNDEMVDNTLLINPGAIMGYHGGDLRDITATWLLLDTAQLKAEVYRIQTAY